From the genome of Thermaerobacter marianensis DSM 12885:
CTGGAGTGCTTCGGCCCGGACGTGGCAGGGGCCCTGATCCCCGTGGTCGCGGGCGACGGGCTGCGGCGTGTGGAGGGATACGTGGGGGCGCCCCGCGTGGCCCGGGCCAGCCGGGCCTGGCAGTTCTTCAGCATCAACCGGCGCCCCGTGCAGGTGGCCAGCCTGCGGTTCAGCCTGGAGAACGCGTACCGCCACCTGCTGCCGGCCCGCCGCTACCCCGTGGCGGTGGTGGACGTGGCCCTGCCCGGCGAGGAGGTGGACGTCAACGTCCACCCGGCCAAGCTGGAAGTACGGCTGGTCCGGGAACGGGCGGTGGCGGCCCTGCTCTACGGCGCCGTCCAGGATGCCCTGGCCAAGCGCGACCTGCTCCGGCCGGGGGTGGGACGGGGGGACGAACCCGGCCTGCCGGCCGGGGCGGCCGGCAACGGCTTCGCCGCCGCGGCGGCGGCCCGGGACCCGGCCGCGGGGTCCGAGACGGCAGGGATCGCTGGTGAGAGGCCCGGCGGCGGTGAAGGGGGTCAGGGGGCGGAGCCGGGCGCGGCCGGGGTCGCTGGCGTGCCCTGGGCGCAACGGCGGGGACCCCTCCGGCCCGGGGCGCCGCGGCTGGTCCGGGGGGCCACCTGGGCCGGCTCCGCCGCCACGGGCCCGGATGCACCGGCTGCCGCCGAAGGGCCGGGGCCGTACGACACCGCCGTCTGGGTGGAGGTCTTCCGCCGCCACCCGGCGGAGGGCGGCGCGGTCCCCGCGGCCGGCCAGGTGGTCCCATCTCACCGGACGGGTGGCGGCGCAGCGGGCGAAACGGTTCCCGGTGACCGGCCGGGCGGCGAGGCGGCGGGTGCGCCCGCCTGGGCGCCCGCAACGGGGTCCGCGGACGGCCGGGACCTGTTGCGCCAGCTGCAGCCCCTGGGCCAGGTGGCCGGCACCTACCTGGCCTGCGCCGGGCCCGACGGGCTTTACCTGGTGGATCAGCACGCCGCCCACGAGCGGGTGTACTTCGAGCGGTTCCTGCGGGAGGGGGCGTCTCCGGCCGGCGTGCCCGCCCAGATGCTGGCGGTACCCGTGGTGATCGACCTGGCGCCGGCGGAACGGGCCCTGCTTGAGGAGCACCGGGCGGCGGTGGCGCGGCTGGGCTTCCGGATCGAGCCCTTCGGCCCGCGGTCGGTGGCGGTGCGGGCCGTCCCCGCAGCCCTGGCGGACCGGCCCGCCCCGGACCTTCTGGTCGACCTGCTGTCCCGCCTGCTGGTGGAGGCGGTGACCCGCGGCGACGGTGAACGCGTTGGGGGCACCGGTGCCCAAGACCCGGACCCGGCGGATCCCGGGGGCGAGGGGACGGCGCTGGCCGCCCTGGATACGGAACGGGCCGCCCGGATCCTGGCCGCCTGCAAGGCGGCCATCAAGGCCGGCGACCGCCTCCACCCGAGGGAGATGGCCCGGCTCCTGGCCGACCTGGCCGCCTGCCGGCAACCCTATACCTGTCCCCACGGCCGGCCCACGGTGATCCGGGTGGGCGTGGAGGAACTGGAGCGCCGGTTCGGCCGCCGGGGCAGCGGTTGAGGGGGTGAGGGCAGGGTGTGCCCCGACGCGGGGGTGGAAGGTGGCCGCGGCGGCAGGGGAGGGCGGGGCGACACGCCGGCGCGGGAAGGCGGCGCGGGGGACCGGAGCCTGCCTCCCCTGATCGTCATCGTTGGCCCTACGGCCGTGGGCAAGACGGCCTTGTCCCTGCTCCTGGCGGAGCGCCTGCCGGTGGAGGTGGTCTCCGCCGACTCCACCCAGGTCTACCGCGGCCTGGACATCGGCACCGACAAGGTGGACCCGGAGATCCGCCTCCGCATCCCCCACCACCTGATCGACATCCGGAACCCCGACGAGCCTTACAGCGTGGCGGAGTTCCGGCGGGACGCCGCCGCCGCCATCGCGGACATCCGGCGGCGGGGCCGCTACCCCGTGCTGGTGGGCGGCACGGGCTACTACGTGACCGCCTTGCTCCTGGGCTACGACTTCGAGCCGGTTCCGCCGGACCCGGAGCTGCGGCGGCAGCTGGAGGAGGACTACGACCGGCTGGGCCCCGAAGCGCTGCACCGCCGGCTGGCGGCCGTCGATCCCCAGCGGGCGGCCGCCATCCACCCCCACGACCGCAAGCGGCTGGTCCGGGCCCTGGAGATCTGGCACCGGACGGGGCAGCCGCCCAGCCGGTTCCACCCGCCCCGGGACGGGCCGCTGGCCTTTGACGCCCGCTGCTACGGCCTGACCGACGACCGCCGGCGGGTCTACCGCGCCATCGAGGAGCGGGTGGATCGCCAGCTGGCCCGCGGCCTGGTGGAGGAAGTGCGGAGGCTGCTGGATGCGGGCTACTCGCCCTCCCTCCCCGCCCTGCAGGCGCTGGGTTACAAGGAGATCATCGGCTACCTGCGCGGGGAGTACGACCTGGCCGAGGCCCGGCGGCGGCTGATCCGCAACACCCGCCGTTACGCCAAGCGCCAGTGGACCTGGTTCCGGCACCAGCTGCCCGGGATACGCTGGTTCGACCGGTCGCGGTGGTCGCTGCCCGAGATCGCGCGGCGGATCGCCGGCGAGGTGCGAGGTACGGTGGACGGTTCCAAGGAAGGGCCGGGAGGGCCGGGCACCGCGGCCGGGAAGGGGTAGGAGGCGGAACTGGACCCGGTGCCGGTGCCCGGGACGGTCCGGGCGGGGGGCCGGTGGGCCGGCCGGCGTGGCTCACGCCCCCTCGTTTCCGCCGCTGGAGGCCCGTGAGGGTTGGTTTCCCCCGGCGGGGGCCGGGACGTCCGGTCGCTCCCCGCCGCACCCGAAGGCCTCGGCGGCGACGTGATCGCAGACCGGACAGACGCCCCGGGTCAAGGCCTGGGCCCGCAGTTCCAGGGGAGCCTCCGCCCGCCCCAACCGGTAACCGTCCCGGTAGCCCCGGCGCCGCCCGGCGGCGTAACCGAGGGCGACGGCAAGGAGGACGGTGCCCAGGACGGCCGCCCAGCCCGCCGGACCCACGACGCCGGCCGTTGCTGCCCCGTCGAGCACGCCTCCCATGACGATCCCACCCTTCCGGTGGGGGTTCACCGCCGGCCCATGGCGCTGTGGGCTTTGGTCCCTGCGCTCTTCGGGCCGCGGCTGGCCAGGCCGGCCGCCAGGGCGACGGCCCCTGCGGCTGCCGCCCGCAACGGGTCCCAGGCCGCGGCCAGCAAGCCGAGGGCCAGCCCCACCAGCAAGGCCTCCACCGCCCCCAGGCGGGTGGCCCAGTTACGGGCCGGAGCGATGCGGCTCACGTTGTCGTCCGGGTCGCCCGCCTGCAGGTTGCGGCCCGGGAAGGGGGTCGGGGCGGGAGCCGGACGGGGGGCCGGGCCGCGGGCCGGCTGGGGTGGACCGGCCCGGACCCGCGCCGTCTCCCGGCGCAGGTCCACCCAGTCGTCCAGCAGCTGCACGGCGCCCACCAGGGCGAGGGCGGCCAGCGTGTCGGGCACGCCCGCGGCCAGGGCCGCCAAGGCCACGGCCAGCGCCGTTTCCTGCCAGGCCCGCAGGCCCAGGGGAAGCCTCGCCCCGGCACCGTGGGCCATGCCCCAGGCGTAGCTGGCCCAGAACAAGAGCAGCGCATCCCGCAGGGACAGGGCCGTGGCCACGGCCAGGGCCGCCAGGGCGTAGGCCGTGGCGGCGGGGCCCAGGCGCGCCGCCACGTTGGGGCGGCCGGCCTGCTCGTCCTCGGCGCGGTCCAGCACGTCGTCCATGAGCTTCACGGCGACCCCGGCGGCGGCCACGGCCGCCAGCCGCGCGCCCGCCGCCGGTTCGACCGGCGGCAGCCAGCCGGCGGCCAGCCACTGCCACAGCGCGGCGGTCACCGCCGCCGCCCCCTGCGGCGATCACACGTACCGGGCGACAAAGCGCCGCACCTCCCGGAACCCCTTGCGCTCCAGCGCCGAGATAGCGAAGACCGGCCGCCCGTGGAAGACGCGGCGGATGGTGGCCAGGCCTCGGGCCGCCGCGGGCAGGTCCATCTTGTTGGCCAGGACGGCGTAGGGGGCCCGGAGGGGAAGGTACCGGGCGATCTGGACCTCCACCTCGGCGATGGCCGCCCGCCCCTGGCGGCCCACCCGGTCGGCGTCGATGACGTGCAGCACCGCGTCGGCCAGGCGCAGGGCCCGCAACGTCTGGGCCACCGCCAGGCGGACCTGGCGGTCCTCGTCGATGCCGTCGAGCAGGCCGGTGGAGTCCGTCAGGACCACCACCCGCGCCCGCTTGCGGGCCGGCAAGGAGACGGTCAGGGACTGGAGGCAGCGGGTGGTGTGGGGCTCGTCCCCGACCAGCAGCGGGCGATCCCGCTCCAGGTGGCAGGGCCGGGTGAAGGTCCCGCCTTCGGCGGCCTGGACCGTCATCTCCGCCCGTTCGACCCCCAGGTAGCGGGCGAAGTTCAGCAGGAACAGGGTTTTTCCCGCGTTGGCCTGTCCGATGATCAGCGCCGTCCTCACGGCCACCCCTCCCCGGGTCCGCTCGCCGGGTCGAGATCGGCCGCGGTCAGGCGCATGAGTTCCTCCCGGCCGGCGGTGGGCCGGTCCAGCAGCCGTACGGCCTGGCGCCGGATGGCGCGCTCGATCAGATTGCGCACGGTGCGGGCGTTGCCCGAGCGCTGGCCGAATCCCGGCGGCAGGGTCCGGAGGATCTCCCGCAGCCGCTGCTCCGCGCTGGCGTCCAGCACGTACTGCCGCTGCCCGGCCATCTGGTGGGCGATGGCCACCAGTTCGTCCACCGTGTAGTCGGGGAAGGCCAGGTGCAGGGGGAACCGGGAGCGCAAGCCCGGGTTCGTCTGGAGGAACCAGGCCATCTCCTGGCGGTAGCCGGCCAGGATCACCACCAGCCGCTGGCGCTGGTCTTCCATTTGCTTGACCAGCGTGTCGATGGCCTCCTTGCCGAAGTCCTTCTCGCCGCCCCGGGCCAGGGAGTAGGCCTCGTCGATGAAGAGGACGCCGCCCAGGGCCTGGTGGATAACCTGCCGGGTCTTCTGGGCGGTGTGGCCGATGTACTCGCCCACCAGGTCGGCCCGCTCCACCTCCACCAGGTGTCCTTTCTCCAGCACGCCCAGGGCCCGGAAGAGCCGGGCCACGATGCGGGCCACGGTGGTCTTGCCGGTGCCGGGATTGCCCGTGAAGACCATATGCAGGGTCAGGGGCTCGTTGATCAGGCCGGCCCGGGCCCGGCGCTCGCGCACGGTGACGTAGGCGCGCATCTCGCGGATCACCCGCTTGACGTGGTGCAGGCCGATCAGGGCGTCCAGGTCGGCCATGGCCGCCTCGATCTCCCGCTCCCGCTGCCGCTCGTCGTCGGCGGTCTCCGGCGCCGGCTCCCGTTCCAGCCGGTGCAGGTAGACCACCGCCTGGGGTGGCGTGATGCGCCCCTCCTCGATCCAGCGGATCACCTCGTCAAGGGAGGACGGTTGCGGCGGCTGGGACGGTACCCGCCCGTCCTGGGGCGGTCGGGGCACCAGGACGCGCTGCATGGAACCACCTCCGGCCCGGCATCGTTCCAGTGTATTCGGCGGGACCCGGGTCGTGTTCGTCCGCGGGATTCCACCCGCGTCCGGGGGTTGGGCCCCGGGACGGTCCTGCGCGGCCGGGCCGGGACCTGCCCGACCCGCCCGGCAGCGAGCACGGGGTGGTAGAATGCCGGCAGGAGGCCGCCCGGCGGCCCCTCCGGGACCGGCGGGGCGGCTGCGGGGCGGTACCGGGCGGCCGCGCGGCGGCCACCAGGTGGCCGCGCGAGCTGCGGGTGCGGGAGCGGCAGGGTGAAGGAGGGCGGGCATGGCACCGGTGCGGCGCGTGGCGGGACGAACCGGCCAGGACGGGACCGGGGCGGCCGAGGGCAACGGGCCGGAAGGCCGGCCGGTTCCGGAGCGGCCGGATCCTATCCCGGAGGGGGGGCAGGTCCGGGCGCGGCTCGACCCCGGGGCGCCGGGCAGGCAGGTCCGGGCACGACCGGACGCTCCGGCGGAGGGCGGACAGGCCCGGAAGCAGGCGGGCCCTGCGGGGAAGGGCGGGTCCCGCCGGGCACGGCAGGACCCCGCGGCCGAGGACCGCGATCCCCCGGACGAACGGGCCCGCAGGCGGGCTGGCGGGCCGGAGCGGGCGCTCCTGGTCGGCGTGGCCTGGGAGCGGGACGGCCGGCTCTCCTTCGACGAGCGGATGGACGAGCTGAAGGAACTGGCCCGGTCGGCCGGCGCCCAGGTCGTGGGGGAGATCCGCCAGCGCCGCGGCCGCCCCGAGCCGGCCACCCTCATCGGCCCCGGCAAGGTGGCCGAGGTGGCCGACGCCCGCCGGCGCCTGGACGCGGACGTGGTGATCTTCGACCGTGACCTGACCCCGGCCCAGCTGCGGAACCTGGAGCGGGCCATCGGCGGCAAGGTCATCGACCGGACCCAGCTGATCCTCGACATCTTCGCCGCCCGGGCCCGTAGCCGTGAAGGCCAGCTGCAGGTGGAGCTGGCCCAGCTCCAATACCTGCTGCCGCGCCTGGCGGGGATGGGCGAGGCCCTCTCGCGGCTGGGCGGCGGCATCGGCACCCGGGGTCCCGGCGAGACGCGGCTGGAGGTGGACCGGCGCCGCATCCGCCGGCGCATCGCCGACCTGCGGCGGATGCTGGCCGAGGTGAGGCGGCACCGGAGCGTCCAGCGCAAGGGGCGGCAACGGGCCGGCATCCCGGTGGTCGCCCTGGTGGGGTACACCAACGCCGGCAAGACCACCCTGCACGCGGCCCTGGTGCGTCGGTTCGGGGTGGCGGCGGGGCCCGTGGCGCAGGGCCGCGACCGCCTCTTCGACACCCTGGACCCGACGGTACGGCGGGTGAAGTGGCCCGGCGTGGGGCCGGTGCTGGTGGCGGATACCGTCGGGTTCATCCACGACCTGCCGCCCCACCTGATCGCCGCCTTCCGGGCCACCCTGGAGGAGGTGCTCGAGGCGGACCTCTTGCTCCACGTGGTCGACGCCTCCCAGCCCCGCTGGCCCGTGGACGTGGAGACGGTGGACGCCATCCTGGACGACCTGGGCGCGCGGCAGCCGCGACTGCTGGTGATGAACAAGATGGACGCGGTGGCTGCAGGCGTGGAAGATGCCGGCGCCGGGTGGGGGGAGGGACGGGGAGGGGAGGAGCCCGGGATCGCGCAACCGGCCACCCATGCCGAAGCGGCGCTGGGCGGGGATTCGACGGCCGATTGGGCGGCTGCGGGAGCGGCATCGCCGGTACCCGACGGGGTGGTGCCTGCGGCCAGCCAAGGGACGGCCCCCGCGACGGGGGGTGGGGCGGCCCGCGTCGGGCGTGGCGTGATGCCAGCGCCCCGAACGGGGCGAGCAGGCGGGGTCGTCCGTGTGTCCGCGTGGACCGGCCAGGGCCTCGACGACCTGGCCGCGGCGGTGGCCGCGTTCCTCCAGCAAGGTCTGCGCCGGGTCACCGTGCTGGTCCCTTACCACCGGCCCGACCTCAGGACCCGCATCCACGACGCGGGCACGGTGGAGGCGGAAGAACCGGGATCCGATGGCTGGACCCTGACGGCACGACTGCCGGAGGCCGAAGTCGGGCGGCTGCGCCGGGCGGGCTGCCGGTTCGAAGACCAGGCGGCTCCAGAGTCGGGAGCGGTGTTCTGATGGACATCCCCATCGACGCCGTACGCATGGTGGCCGGTCCGAACGGCTGGATCCCCGTCGCCCTGGCGGCGGGTCCCGATCCTGCCGGCGGCCCCTGGTGGCTGGCCGTCCTGGCGACCCTGGGCATCGCCGCGGGTTTGGCAGGTACGGTCATTCCCGTGCTGCCGGGACTGCCGCTGGTGTTCCTGTCCATTGCCGTCTATGCCGTGGCGACGGGATTCCGCGTGATCCCGCCTGGTGCCCTGGCCGTCATGCTGCTGGCGACCGCGGCCGGGATGGCCCTGGAATATGGGCTGGGTCCGGCCGCCGCCCGGCGGCGCGGGGCCAGCCGGGCCGCCTTCTGGGGCGCCATCGTGGGCGGCATCGCCGGAGCCTGGTCGTTCCCGCCCCTGGGGCTCCTCCTGGGTCCCCTGGCCGGCGCCGTGGTGGGCGAGTTATGGAGCGGCCGCTCCTGGCAGCAGGCCCTTGCCACGGGCTGGACCACGGTGGCGGGCCTTCTGGCCGGCCTGCTGCTCGAGCTCACCATCGGCGTCGCGATGGCGGTCTATTTCTGGATCCGCGCGTTCTGACCGGGATTGCCTCAGCCCATGCGCCGCAGCAACGCGACGACCTTCCCCAGCACCCGGGCGTGCCGGACGCGAATGGGCTCCATGGCCGGGTTCTCCGGCTGGAGGCGGATCCCGTCCCGTTCCTGGTAAAAGCGCTTGACGGTCGCCTCGTCTTCCAGCAGGGCGACCACGATGTCACCGTTCTGGGCGGTGTCCTGCCGGCGGACGATCACGTAGTCGCCGTCCAGGATGCCGGCGCCGATCATGCTGTCCCCCCGGATGCGCAGGGCGAAGACCTCCCCCTCGGGGACCAGGTCTGCCGGGAGCGGGAGGATGTCCTCGATGTTTTCCACCGCCAGGATGGGCTGCCCCGCCGTCACCTGGCCCACCAGCGGCACGGGTACGGTCCGGGTGCGGACGTTGGCTTCGTCCAGGATCTCGATGGCCCGCGGCTTGGTGGGATCCCGCCGGATGTAGCCCTTCCGCTCCAGCTGGGCGAGGTAGGTGTGCACCGTCGACGTGCTCTTGAGGCCGACCGCCTCGCCGATCTCCCGTACCGAGGGAGGATAGCCGCGCTCGCGGACCCACCCCTTGATGAAGTCGAGGATCTCCCGCTGCCTGCGGGTCAGTTCCTGCAACGCCCGCACCTCCTGTTTTCGGCACGCCAGCTGCCGCCATTGTAAGGGACCGAATGCAGGTTCTGCAAACAACTGTTCGCAAACCCAGGCCGATCTCCTTCCGGGCCTCCCCAGCAAGCGCAACGACGGGTCCAACCCGTCATGCCCCCCCTCCCCGGCCGGACGATGGTCGTGGAGGGCCGGCCGTCGCCGTTCCGAGACCACGATGTCTACGGCGGTGGCCGGCGGGGCGCGGGGAGACGGGGCGCCGGGGGTTGCAGCGGGACGGTGCGGGGAGCCGCGGCGCCCCTGCGGAAGTTCGGGACTTGACCTGCGAACACATGTTCCCATACCATGGGGATGACACCAAACACGTGTTTGCGTCCGGGAGGGGGTTGGCCATGGCGGGGTCCGCCATGTCTTCGCGACGGCGCAGGTACCGGTGGCGGCCTGCCCGAAGCCTGGCGTTCTTGACGACGGTGCTCATCCTCATGCTGGCGACGGGTATGGGTGTCGAGGCGTGGCCTTCGCGGGCATCCGCTCGGGGCGACGGGGGCGATGCCGTTCCCGCCGTTCCTCCAGCCGGACCCGGTGTGACTTGGCATGGTCGCGCAGGTGAATCGCGCAGCGCGTTGCGGCCGGACGGCTCCGTCGTCGTCGTGGTGCGCCCGGGCGACACCCTTTGGGAAGTGGCGCAGCGCTATGGCCGCACCGACCGGGATCCTCGGGACGTAGTCGCCGCGATCATGGAGGCCAGCGGATTGTCAACCGCCCAGCTCCGGCCGGGCATGGTGCTGGTGGTCCCCGCGGCCTTGGCGCGCCGCTAGGCGGCTCCCTGTTCGGTGGCCGGAAGGAGCAGGAGGTGGCTTGCCGGAGCAGGCCGATGGATCGCCTGGGTGACGCTGTTTCTCCATAGAATCGGAGCCCGTGGTCGAACCGGGTGCGGCAAGGCGGGGCACGCAGGGTCCGCCAGGCGGAGTGCGTGACGGCAGCCGGACCGTGCCGGGGGTCGGTACGATGTACCGCCGCCGCCTGAACTTCGCAGAAGTAGCATTATGTTAACTAACGCGGGAACGCGGGCATGGGCCGCGATCCGGCCCATGCCCTCCGGGTTCCCCACCACCCGAGACCCACACCCAGCGCGGCCCCGCCCTCCCAGCCTGTGGGGCGGCAGTGGCCAGCATGGGCTGCAGCGCTGGCGGTGGTCTCCTGCTCTCGCCGCGGGCCCCGCCGCTAGAGCGGCGACTCCGGCTGGAACCGCGGCGCCCGCTTGGCCCGCAGCGATGCCAGGCCCTCGGCGGCGTCCGGCAGGGTAAAGCCCAGGAACTCCAGGGCCGTCGAAGTGTCGAAGATCGGGCCGGCCGCCCTGAGCCAGTTGTTGAGGGCGTACTTGGTCCAGCGGATGGCCGTCGGGCTGCCTGCGGCCAGGCGCCGGGCGATGGCCAGGGCCGTCTCCCGCGCCTGGCCGTCGTCGACGCAGAGGGACACCAGCCCCATCCTCTCCGCCTGCTCTCCCGTCACGGGCTCGTTGAGAAGCAGGTGGTACTTGGCCTTGGCCATGCCGACCAGCAGCGGCCAAACGATGGCGGCGTGATCGCCTGCCGCCACGCCCAGGCGGACGTGGCCGTCCAGCAGCCGGGCGCCGCGGGCCGCCACGGAGATGTCGGCCAGCAGGGCCACGGCGAGACCGGCCCCCACCGCCGGCCCTTCGATGGCGGAGACCACGGGCTTGGAGCAGTGGATCAGGTTGTAGACCAGGTCGCGGGCTTCCTTCCACACCCGCACCCGGACCTGCGGGTCCTGGATGATCGCTTCCACCAGCCGGAAGTCGCCGCCGGCGGAAAAGGCCTTCCCGGCGCCCCGCACCAGGACCACCCGCACCTGGGCATCGGCGTCCAGGTCCCGCCAGATCCGGGCCAGTTCGGTGTGGGTCTCGGCGTCGATGGAGTTCAAAGTTTCCGGCCGTTCCAGGACCACCTCGAGGATGCCGGGCTCGGCCCACCCGAGCTGCAACCGGCGGTACTGCGGCCACCACGAGGCCATGGTCTTCCCCCCTCCGGGGCGCCCGACGCGCCGTGGATAACGCGCCGAACACCAAGACGCGCCGAACACGAACAAAGAGGAGTTCGGCCCGGGCCGAGCCGAACTCCTCTTGCTCCCCGTCCGTTCGCGTGTGGCCGTCGCTGGGCGGGCCGGGCCGACGGGCCCTACGGCCGCACGCGCAAGACGATCTTGCCGCGGACGCCGCCCTCCTCGAGGCGAGCGTGGGCTTCGGCCACCTGGTTGAGCGGCAGGATGCCGTCCAGGGCCGGGCGCAGCCGGCCGCCTTCGATGAGCGTCCGCAGGGCGTCCAGCTTGTATCGCGCCCGCTCGAGGAACAGGCCGTGGATGGTCAGGTTCTTCGGGTACGCGATGCTCAGGTTGACCTGGCCGCCGCCGAGGATGGTCACCACCCGCCCGTGGGGCCGGGTGACCTCGAAACTCCGCGTCAGCACGTCGCCGCCCACGGTGTCCAGCACCAGGTCGACGCCCCGGCCGCCCGTCTCCTGGCGGATGATCTCGACGAAGTCCTGGGTCCGGTAGTCGATCACCCGGTCGGCCCCCAGCGACTTGACGAACTCGGCGTTCTCCGCCCGGGCCGTGGCGTAGACGAAGGCGCCCGCCGCCTTGGCGATCTGCACGGCGAAGTGGCCCACGCCGCCGGCGGCCCCGTGGATCAGCACCGTCTCCCCCACCCGCAGGCCGCCGCGGGTGATCAGGGCATCCCAGGCGGTACCGCCCGCCAGGGGCACCGCAGCCGCCTCGGTGTGGGACAGGTTCTCCGGCTTGCGGGCGACGATCTCCTGCCGCGCCACGTGGTACGGGGCGTAACTGCCCGGCCGCCCGCCGAAGATCTCCGGGGTGTAATACACCTCGTCGCCGGGCTTGAAGTCGGTGACGCCCGGCCCGACGGCCGCCACCACGCCGGAGACGTCGTAGCCGATGATGGCCGGCGGCCGGACCCCCGCCCAGGTGCCGTTGCGGCGGATCTTGTAGTCGACGGGATTGACCGACGTGGCGTGGACCTCCACCAGGACCTCACCGGGGCCCGGCTCCGGCACCGGCACCTGGCGCTCCTCGAACACCTCCGGCCCGCCAAAGGAACGGATGAACATCGCCTTCATCGTCTCGGCCAATGGGGATCCCTCCTGCCCGCTCCACCGTCCTTGGATTGAACGGGTTCCTCTTCCACCGGCTGGAGAGGGGCACCCATTTCACGGGTTAGCCCATCGCTACCAGCATCGTCAAGCTGGGGACCCCATCCGACGGGGCAGGCCGGACCCCGACGGCCTGAACCCCCGGTGGGGCCGGAAGGACCGCGGCCGGTCACGGTCAAACCCTATCCCGGGAAGGGCTGGAGGCCCCGCTGCCCCGAGCCGCGCGCCTGCCTCTGGCCGGGGCCGAGGGGCACCCACGGCTCCCACCGGCCCCGCCGGACCGGGCGGCTCGCTCCCACCGCGGACCGCAGCCCTGGTTCGGTGGCGAGCCCCACGCCCCGGTGGCCAGCCCGACGCTGTCGAAGGAGCGATGCCTACGAAGACCAGTGTACCCCCACGGACCGGCGCCGGCGAACGCTCCGCCGCCGCGATCCAGTCCCCTTCACGGCAACGGCACGACCCGCCCGTTCCCGTCCACCCCGAACCCCGGGTGCCGCGCCATCGCTGGCTGCTGCTTGCCCTGGCCACCCTGCAGCAGGCGGGGCTGACGGCCGTGCGCTTCGGCATTCCCGTCCTGGCGCCCTTCATCCGGGCCGACCTGGGCCTCTCGCTGTCGGCCACCGGGATGATCCTGGGTGCCTTCGACCTCGGGGCGCTCTTGACGTTCTACGCCACCGGCCGGCTGACCGACCGCTTCGGTGACCGGCGGGTGATGGCGGCGGGGGCGATCGTCACCGGGGCGGTCACCGCGGCCGCCGCCCTGGGCCGGGGCGGCTTCGGGCTCCTCCTGGGGCTGCTCGTTCTGGCCGGGACGGGCTTCCCGTCGAGCCAGGTGGCGGGAAGTCACGCCGTCGTCGGCTGGTTCCCGGTGCACGAGCGGGGCCTGGCCATGGGCATTCGCCAGGCGGGCCTGCCCGCGGGCGGCTTCGCCGCCGCCCTGGTCTTGCCGGGGCTGGCCGCTGCGTGGGGCTGGCGGGTCGCCCTCATGGCGGCCGCCCTGGCCTGTATGGCCAGCGGAGTGCTGGTGGGGCTCGTTCTTCCCCGGGACGAACCCGGCCCGCGCCAACCGGTCCCGGCGGGCGTCGCACGGGCCGGAACCGCCCCTGCCCCGGGCGGGACCGCCGGCGGGCCGGCGCGACCTGCCACCGGACACGCCCCTGCTGCTGCCCGGCAACCCGGAGCGTGGGAGGTGGCGGGCTGGTTCTTCCGCCAGGCGCCGCTGGTGCTGGTGACCCTGGTGGCCTGCCTGCTGGCGTCGGTCCAGTTCAGTCTGACCGGTTACCTTCCCCTGTTCATGGAAGACGTCTTCCGCTGGCCCCCGGAGGCGGCGGGGCGGCTGCTGCTGGTGGTCCACCTGGGCGGGGTGCTGGGCCGGCTGGCCTGGGGGTGGGCGTCGGACCGCGTCTTCGGGGGCGAGCGGGCCCGTCCCATGGCCGGGGCAGCCTTGACGGGGACGGCCGTAGCGGCCCTGCTGGTGCTG
Proteins encoded in this window:
- a CDS encoding enoyl-CoA hydratase/isomerase family protein, encoding MASWWPQYRRLQLGWAEPGILEVVLERPETLNSIDAETHTELARIWRDLDADAQVRVVLVRGAGKAFSAGGDFRLVEAIIQDPQVRVRVWKEARDLVYNLIHCSKPVVSAIEGPAVGAGLAVALLADISVAARGARLLDGHVRLGVAAGDHAAIVWPLLVGMAKAKYHLLLNEPVTGEQAERMGLVSLCVDDGQARETALAIARRLAAGSPTAIRWTKYALNNWLRAAGPIFDTSTALEFLGFTLPDAAEGLASLRAKRAPRFQPESPL
- the lexA gene encoding transcriptional repressor LexA produces the protein MQELTRRQREILDFIKGWVRERGYPPSVREIGEAVGLKSTSTVHTYLAQLERKGYIRRDPTKPRAIEILDEANVRTRTVPVPLVGQVTAGQPILAVENIEDILPLPADLVPEGEVFALRIRGDSMIGAGILDGDYVIVRRQDTAQNGDIVVALLEDEATVKRFYQERDGIRLQPENPAMEPIRVRHARVLGKVVALLRRMG
- a CDS encoding DUF456 domain-containing protein, yielding MDIPIDAVRMVAGPNGWIPVALAAGPDPAGGPWWLAVLATLGIAAGLAGTVIPVLPGLPLVFLSIAVYAVATGFRVIPPGALAVMLLATAAGMALEYGLGPAAARRRGASRAAFWGAIVGGIAGAWSFPPLGLLLGPLAGAVVGELWSGRSWQQALATGWTTVAGLLAGLLLELTIGVAMAVYFWIRAF
- a CDS encoding zinc-dependent alcohol dehydrogenase family protein, giving the protein MAETMKAMFIRSFGGPEVFEERQVPVPEPGPGEVLVEVHATSVNPVDYKIRRNGTWAGVRPPAIIGYDVSGVVAAVGPGVTDFKPGDEVYYTPEIFGGRPGSYAPYHVARQEIVARKPENLSHTEAAAVPLAGGTAWDALITRGGLRVGETVLIHGAAGGVGHFAVQIAKAAGAFVYATARAENAEFVKSLGADRVIDYRTQDFVEIIRQETGGRGVDLVLDTVGGDVLTRSFEVTRPHGRVVTILGGGQVNLSIAYPKNLTIHGLFLERARYKLDALRTLIEGGRLRPALDGILPLNQVAEAHARLEEGGVRGKIVLRVRP
- a CDS encoding LysM peptidoglycan-binding domain-containing protein, encoding MRPDGSVVVVVRPGDTLWEVAQRYGRTDRDPRDVVAAIMEASGLSTAQLRPGMVLVVPAALARR
- a CDS encoding MFS transporter translates to MPTKTSVPPRTGAGERSAAAIQSPSRQRHDPPVPVHPEPRVPRHRWLLLALATLQQAGLTAVRFGIPVLAPFIRADLGLSLSATGMILGAFDLGALLTFYATGRLTDRFGDRRVMAAGAIVTGAVTAAAALGRGGFGLLLGLLVLAGTGFPSSQVAGSHAVVGWFPVHERGLAMGIRQAGLPAGGFAAALVLPGLAAAWGWRVALMAAALACMASGVLVGLVLPRDEPGPRQPVPAGVARAGTAPAPGGTAGGPARPATGHAPAAARQPGAWEVAGWFFRQAPLVLVTLVACLLASVQFSLTGYLPLFMEDVFRWPPEAAGRLLLVVHLGGVLGRLAWGWASDRVFGGERARPMAGAALTGTAVAALLVLVALAGGPGWGGLGGTVAMVLLAGAGGFGCLGWNGLYTTVVAEQAGPRSAPALGLSMTVLYVFTMLAPPLFGRVVDAAGHYAVAWGMAVVLQVLGFATVRRLHRTLTRPGPAAAAAPPAGRA